One Natronoarchaeum mannanilyticum genomic window carries:
- a CDS encoding PQQ-binding-like beta-propeller repeat protein has product MRERLLALCPDLPSFTSVVRRNCSYGSVKQAMPVSPETRSMRNLKPSLRTVVVSIYGLTAMRRYFRETKLVLNSLGVHVCMERVFSRRAFLGAGVGFASVPRLGSSVAGYSRTSSEPLAPGMAWSRTIYNSSSVTAATATAVGDEFLLALSGVSAGENPRIACIDYSGDIRWDREYRTGGIDFDALLELSDGGYIVAGSVVVGLSPDGEVRWRYDDLTPEGSAAVAELEDGRAVVADNVWTSGEYRTRIIALDPDDGAVEWRTEVLEGTGSVVALVPWRDRALGDVPRGGFYSIARRHVRDSDEHGGRVRAFGPDGAVAGVGELDADPHDAMLSDSGHLWIAQSNGGSPWILALDRVGTNDSTSSGLEYPWYRSLDVPVDIDAVLEPNDHRTLVVGETRRPHGYATETVVFQLGPTGERLRSFYPRGTGDTVETALPWSGGALVVGSTRPGAGKSARGWVAAIRDVETEIVDPPPATRLSSNEESDRDDGERAGADDVSGDRLDGLGVTTALAGLGLGTVARRLRDG; this is encoded by the coding sequence GTGCGCGAGAGACTGCTTGCTCTATGTCCTGATCTGCCATCGTTCACCTCCGTAGTACGCAGGAACTGCTCCTACGGGTCAGTGAAACAGGCGATGCCTGTCTCACCGGAGACGAGGTCCATGCGAAACTTAAAGCCGTCGTTACGAACCGTCGTGGTCTCGATATACGGATTGACAGCGATGCGCCGTTACTTCAGAGAAACGAAACTTGTTTTAAATAGCTTGGGGGTTCATGTATGTATGGAGAGGGTCTTTTCACGCCGGGCGTTTCTTGGGGCCGGAGTTGGATTTGCATCCGTACCGAGGCTCGGGTCGTCTGTCGCCGGGTACTCGCGAACGTCCTCGGAGCCGCTCGCGCCCGGGATGGCGTGGAGCCGGACAATTTATAACTCGTCGTCGGTCACCGCCGCGACCGCGACCGCGGTCGGCGATGAATTCCTGCTCGCGCTCAGCGGCGTTTCTGCCGGCGAGAATCCGAGGATCGCCTGCATCGATTACTCCGGCGACATCAGGTGGGACCGCGAGTACCGGACCGGCGGCATCGACTTCGACGCCCTTCTCGAACTGAGCGACGGCGGGTACATCGTCGCCGGATCGGTTGTCGTCGGACTCTCACCGGACGGCGAGGTGCGGTGGCGATATGACGACCTGACGCCCGAAGGCTCGGCGGCCGTCGCGGAGTTAGAAGACGGACGCGCCGTCGTCGCCGACAACGTCTGGACATCGGGCGAGTATCGGACGCGTATCATCGCGCTCGATCCGGACGACGGCGCAGTCGAGTGGCGCACCGAGGTCTTGGAGGGGACCGGCAGCGTCGTCGCGTTAGTGCCGTGGCGAGACCGCGCTCTCGGCGATGTTCCCCGCGGTGGGTTCTACTCGATCGCTCGTCGACACGTTCGCGACTCTGATGAGCACGGCGGACGCGTGCGGGCCTTCGGCCCCGACGGCGCAGTCGCAGGGGTCGGCGAACTGGACGCCGACCCTCACGATGCGATGCTCTCCGACAGTGGCCATCTGTGGATCGCTCAGAGCAACGGTGGCAGCCCGTGGATTCTTGCGCTCGATCGCGTCGGCACGAACGATTCGACATCGAGCGGTTTGGAGTACCCCTGGTACCGATCACTCGACGTTCCGGTGGACATCGACGCCGTACTGGAGCCGAACGACCACCGCACTCTGGTGGTCGGCGAAACGCGGCGTCCGCACGGCTACGCGACCGAAACGGTCGTCTTCCAGTTAGGGCCGACGGGAGAGCGACTGCGTTCGTTTTACCCTCGCGGGACCGGAGATACCGTCGAGACGGCCCTCCCGTGGTCCGGCGGCGCCCTCGTGGTCGGCAGCACGCGCCCCGGCGCCGGAAAGAGTGCCCGAGGATGGGTTGCCGCGATACGCGACGTGGAGACGGAGATCGTCGACCCGCCGCCGGCAACCCGCCTGTCGTCGAACGAGGAGTCCGATCGAGACGACGGCGAGCGAGCCGGGGCGGACGATGTCTCGGGCGACCGCCTCGACGGACTGGGGGTCACGACCGCGCTCGCCGGCCTCGGTCTCGGAACGGTGGCGCGGCGGCTCCGCGACGGGTAG
- a CDS encoding 50S ribosomal protein L11 → MAGTIEVLVPGGQANPGPPLGPELGPTPVDVQAVVQEINDQTEAFDGTEVPVTVDYDDDGSFEIEVGVPPTAELIKDEAGFETGSGEPQEDFVADLSVDQVKQIAEQKLPDLLAYDLKNAAKEVVGTCTSLGVTIEGENPREFKERLDGGEYDDRFADEAAA, encoded by the coding sequence ATGGCTGGAACTATCGAAGTGCTCGTCCCGGGCGGCCAGGCCAACCCTGGCCCGCCGCTCGGCCCCGAGCTGGGCCCGACGCCCGTCGACGTGCAGGCAGTCGTCCAGGAGATCAACGACCAGACCGAAGCGTTCGACGGCACGGAAGTGCCCGTCACCGTCGACTACGACGACGACGGCTCCTTCGAGATCGAAGTCGGCGTCCCGCCGACGGCCGAGCTCATCAAGGACGAGGCCGGCTTCGAGACCGGCAGCGGCGAGCCCCAGGAGGACTTCGTCGCGGACCTCTCGGTCGACCAGGTCAAGCAGATCGCCGAGCAGAAGCTCCCCGACCTGCTCGCCTACGACCTGAAGAACGCCGCGAAGGAAGTCGTCGGCACCTGTACCTCGCTGGGCGTCACCATCGAAGGCGAGAACCCCCGCGAGTTCAAGGAGCGACTCGACGGCGGCGAGTACGACGACCGGTTCGCGGACGAAGCCGCAGCGTAA
- the cutA gene encoding divalent-cation tolerance protein CutA, whose translation MPTAFITAPPDAAAEIARTLVDERLAACVNRVSCRSTYRWDGEVHDDEEEILLAKTTDNAYDELAERVEALHPYDVPCIERFEEDDVLPAFAEWRGDAVEAER comes from the coding sequence GTGCCGACCGCATTTATCACCGCGCCGCCGGACGCCGCCGCCGAGATCGCGCGAACGCTCGTCGACGAGCGACTGGCCGCCTGCGTGAACCGCGTCTCCTGCCGATCGACCTACCGGTGGGACGGGGAGGTCCACGACGACGAGGAGGAGATCCTGCTCGCGAAGACGACCGACAATGCTTACGACGAGCTCGCAGAGCGCGTCGAGGCGCTCCACCCCTACGACGTGCCCTGCATCGAGCGCTTCGAGGAGGACGACGTGCTGCCGGCGTTCGCTGAATGGCGAGGCGACGCCGTCGAGGCGGAGCGCTGA
- a CDS encoding HEWD family protein: MATTIRKPRSRKCELCGRQEAWDDERGSWQIVADDGERAVGNPHCIHEWDITGSFTPIERTDA, translated from the coding sequence ATGGCGACAACGATCCGAAAACCGCGCTCGCGCAAGTGCGAGCTGTGTGGCCGTCAGGAGGCCTGGGACGACGAGCGAGGCTCCTGGCAGATCGTCGCGGACGACGGCGAGCGCGCGGTGGGCAACCCCCACTGCATCCACGAGTGGGACATCACGGGCTCGTTCACGCCCATCGAGCGGACCGACGCCTGA
- a CDS encoding FAD-binding and (Fe-S)-binding domain-containing protein, whose product MSDSQHSPETDPRAAYDYQSETVRRAGLVDDLEDRVDGDVRFDEYSRQLYATDASAYEVTPIGVVFPASTDDVAAVVEYCARREIPVLPRGGGTSLAGQAVNEAVVLDFTRHMDGLLGVDPDAATARVQSGAIVDELNAALEPHDLKFAPDPAAGNRSAVGGAIGNNSTGAHSLKYGKTDAYVREAEVVLADGTVTTLGEVSLDELRRKADPEGDLEARIHAAVADVVDERSDAVREVFPQLKRNVSGYNLDRLLDEAGEAPRASDGANGETVSEDGSVNLARLLAGSEGTLAVITEATLDLEPIPETKSMALLTYEDLLDAMEDVAPILEHDPAAVEVLDGVLLDLARETEEFGDLVEMLPEGTRAVLLVEFYAEDDAEGMEAVADLLADRVPDATSEVAPAENAASITAAPQQAFAAREAHEPAERAKFWKLRKSGLPILLSRTSDAKHISFIEDTAVPPENLPEYVADVQQVLEDHDTFASFYAHAGPGCLHIRPLIDTKSEAGVERMESLADAITDLVVEYGGSVSGEHGDGRARTRWNHKLYGEAVWEVFRDLKSAFDPDWLLNPGQVCGLSPERVAAAEGTDAAASDAAARTDADTEGRPTDADAALPDMTENLRFDPDYEFDAGFEPTLEWSNDNGFQGMAELCHGCGGCRGGQDTTGGVMCPTFRAADEEITSTRGRANALRQAMSGDLPDDEVFTDEFVTEVLDLCIGCKGCARDCPSEVDMAKMKAELTHEYHQREGASLRDRLFANVELAAKLGSATAPLSNWLTKVPGAGVLAEKALGIARERDLPTFERQSFVDRMADRDPDVSVAEAERKALVFPDTYTNYSDPEIGMAAVRALEAADVHVAVPTEVTGSGRPAFSKGFLDLARERARHNVEELAPLVADGWDVVVVEPSDAVMLQSDYRDLLTGEAVERVAGNTFGVAEYLDLFDLDVPADAGGESVTYHGHCHQTATKRERHAPAVLERAGYDVDVLDSGCCGMAGSFGYEEEHYSMSQAIGSILFDQVESSGGETVTAPGTSCRSQLAERDGGAEKPTHPVELLDRAL is encoded by the coding sequence ATGAGCGACTCCCAGCACTCCCCGGAGACGGACCCGAGAGCAGCGTACGACTACCAGAGCGAGACGGTGCGCCGCGCAGGGCTGGTCGACGACCTCGAGGATCGAGTCGACGGCGACGTCCGCTTCGACGAGTACTCCCGCCAACTGTACGCCACGGACGCCTCCGCCTACGAGGTGACGCCGATCGGCGTCGTCTTCCCGGCGTCGACCGACGACGTCGCCGCCGTCGTGGAGTACTGCGCCCGGCGCGAGATCCCCGTCCTCCCGCGCGGCGGCGGGACGAGCCTCGCCGGCCAGGCGGTCAACGAGGCCGTCGTGCTGGACTTCACCAGACACATGGACGGGCTGCTCGGCGTCGATCCCGACGCCGCGACCGCCCGCGTCCAGTCGGGCGCGATCGTCGACGAGCTCAACGCCGCGCTCGAACCCCACGACCTGAAGTTCGCGCCGGACCCGGCCGCCGGGAATCGAAGCGCGGTCGGGGGCGCGATCGGCAACAACTCAACGGGGGCCCACTCGCTGAAGTACGGCAAGACCGACGCGTACGTCCGGGAGGCCGAAGTCGTGCTAGCCGACGGCACCGTGACGACGCTCGGCGAGGTGTCGCTCGACGAGCTCCGGCGGAAGGCCGATCCCGAGGGCGACCTCGAAGCGCGGATCCACGCCGCGGTCGCCGACGTCGTCGACGAGCGCAGCGACGCCGTCCGTGAGGTGTTCCCGCAGCTCAAGCGCAACGTTTCGGGGTACAACCTGGACCGGCTCCTCGACGAGGCCGGCGAGGCGCCACGCGCCTCGGACGGCGCGAACGGTGAAACCGTGAGCGAGGACGGCTCGGTCAACCTCGCCCGCCTGCTCGCGGGCAGCGAGGGGACCCTCGCGGTGATCACGGAGGCGACGCTGGACCTCGAACCGATCCCCGAGACGAAGTCGATGGCGCTGCTGACCTACGAGGACCTGCTCGACGCCATGGAGGACGTGGCGCCGATCCTCGAACACGATCCCGCCGCGGTCGAAGTGCTCGACGGCGTACTGCTCGATCTCGCCCGCGAGACCGAGGAGTTCGGCGATCTCGTCGAGATGCTCCCCGAAGGGACTCGCGCGGTCCTGCTCGTCGAGTTCTACGCCGAGGACGACGCCGAAGGGATGGAAGCCGTCGCCGACCTGCTCGCCGACCGCGTGCCGGACGCCACGAGCGAGGTGGCGCCGGCCGAGAACGCCGCGTCGATCACGGCGGCCCCGCAGCAGGCGTTCGCCGCTCGCGAGGCACACGAGCCCGCAGAGCGCGCGAAGTTCTGGAAGCTCCGGAAGTCGGGGCTGCCGATCTTGCTCTCCCGGACGAGCGACGCCAAGCACATCTCCTTCATCGAGGATACCGCGGTCCCTCCGGAGAACCTCCCCGAGTACGTCGCGGACGTTCAGCAGGTGCTCGAGGACCACGACACGTTCGCCTCCTTCTACGCCCACGCCGGACCGGGCTGTCTGCACATCCGTCCGCTGATCGACACCAAATCGGAGGCGGGCGTCGAGCGCATGGAGTCGCTGGCCGACGCCATCACCGATCTCGTCGTCGAGTACGGCGGCAGCGTCTCGGGCGAGCACGGCGACGGCCGCGCGCGGACGCGGTGGAACCACAAGCTGTACGGCGAGGCGGTCTGGGAGGTGTTCCGCGATCTCAAATCGGCGTTCGACCCCGACTGGCTGTTGAACCCGGGGCAGGTCTGTGGCCTGTCGCCCGAGCGCGTCGCGGCGGCCGAGGGTACGGACGCAGCGGCGTCCGACGCCGCTGCCCGTACGGACGCCGACACCGAAGGTCGACCGACTGACGCCGACGCCGCTCTGCCGGACATGACCGAGAACCTCCGGTTCGACCCCGACTACGAGTTCGACGCCGGCTTCGAGCCGACGCTGGAGTGGTCGAACGACAACGGGTTCCAGGGGATGGCCGAGCTCTGTCACGGCTGCGGGGGCTGTCGCGGCGGACAGGACACCACCGGCGGCGTGATGTGCCCGACGTTCCGGGCGGCCGACGAGGAGATCACCAGCACGCGCGGGCGGGCCAACGCCCTTCGCCAGGCGATGAGCGGCGACCTGCCGGACGACGAGGTGTTCACCGACGAGTTCGTCACCGAGGTGCTCGATCTCTGTATCGGCTGCAAGGGCTGCGCTCGCGACTGCCCCAGCGAGGTCGACATGGCGAAGATGAAAGCCGAGCTGACCCACGAGTACCACCAGCGCGAGGGCGCGAGCCTGCGCGATCGCCTGTTCGCGAACGTCGAACTGGCCGCCAAGCTCGGCTCGGCGACGGCGCCGCTCTCGAACTGGCTGACCAAAGTGCCGGGCGCCGGCGTCCTCGCGGAGAAGGCGCTGGGCATCGCCCGCGAGCGCGACCTTCCGACGTTCGAGCGCCAGTCGTTCGTCGACCGGATGGCCGACCGCGACCCCGACGTGAGCGTCGCGGAGGCCGAACGCAAGGCGCTCGTGTTCCCGGACACGTACACGAACTACAGCGACCCCGAGATCGGGATGGCCGCCGTGCGCGCGCTCGAAGCCGCGGACGTCCACGTCGCCGTGCCCACCGAGGTCACCGGCAGCGGCCGGCCGGCGTTCTCGAAGGGCTTTCTCGACCTCGCCCGCGAGCGCGCCCGGCACAACGTCGAGGAACTCGCGCCGCTCGTCGCGGACGGCTGGGACGTCGTCGTGGTCGAGCCCTCCGACGCCGTCATGCTCCAGTCGGACTACCGCGACCTGCTCACCGGTGAGGCGGTCGAGCGCGTCGCCGGCAACACCTTCGGCGTCGCGGAGTATCTGGATCTGTTCGATCTCGACGTCCCGGCGGACGCCGGCGGCGAATCGGTCACCTACCACGGCCACTGCCACCAGACCGCGACCAAGCGCGAGCGCCACGCCCCCGCGGTGCTCGAGCGGGCGGGCTACGACGTCGACGTGCTCGACAGCGGCTGCTGCGGCATGGCCGGGAGCTTCGGCTACGAGGAGGAACACTACTCGATGAGCCAAGCGATCGGCTCGATCCTGTTCGACCAGGTCGAATCGAGCGGCGGCGAGACGGTGACGGCGCCGGGAACCTCCTGTCGCAGCCAGCTCGCCGAGCGCGACGGTGGCGCGGAAAAACCGACCCACCCTGTCGAGCTGCTCGATCGGGCGCTGTGA